From Aegilops tauschii subsp. strangulata cultivar AL8/78 chromosome 5, Aet v6.0, whole genome shotgun sequence:
TGATTGATGGCCATGGCAAATTAACTGAAGAACATCGTGACATATTGGGTAAGATTAGGAAGAAGGCAATGGTCATCTAGGAGCATAGGATGAAGAAGAGTACTACAGAGAGTTATCCTATTGTTCCAAGGAAACAAGAGAAAGACAGGAAATTCACAATCAAGAGATTGGGCAGGCAACTCACATCCATGGGTGTTGATCCTAATGCTGCTGTGAACTGACTTCATAGTGAGTCAAGAGGCCGTAAGCGTGAGAGGTCACTGAGCAGAGCTAATTGTGATGACGCTATTGACGCTGATAGCCAACATCCCGACAAGAAACTGCGTACAAGGTCGAGGTCTAAGTCCAAATCCCGACCAATTGAAGCGGTCGTGCCAGGTGATGGGCTCTAGGACACTTCTCAAAAGAAGAAGGCCATCAAGAAGTCAAGGGACTCTGTCAAGAACAGGAACAAGGAGGCTCTCCATGGGGAGGCAGACCGCGTGATCCCTACCTTGAAACCGAAGCATCTCTTCTCTGGAAGACGAGGCATTGGAAAGACCAGCAGGCATTAAGCCAGCCAATGTGGATGTTGTTGCCTGCGATCACTGGATCAGGTGCGGGATGTGCTTTACATGATTGATGTGTTCATCAGATAGGGTTGTTAATCTTGAAATCATGCTGATTTTGTAAAACTAGATCCAAAAGTGTTGGAACCAGCTCAGATCTTGTAGTCAATTGGTTGTGCTGTAGGGAGCTGAGAGGACTTTACATATCGTACTGCACTCTCGAATTGGATTTAGTGATGCAAGCACTGTAGATGGCCCGTGAAGCATTGCTCGAGCTACAGACACATGTTTATTGTAGGTTGAATCTCAAGTCTTCATTTTCGCCTTGTGTAGGAACTGCTATTTCTTGGGCTGGGTATCAAAGTGGCTACATTTTTTATGTTTTTCGAGCTTTTGCTCCCTTTTACGCGTCGTCAGCTCAGTTGTTAAACTATGTCGTTGCTGAACTGTATGGAGGTATTAGGTACCTTCGGTTTATTATGCACTAGTGCGGAGTTGTGTCAAATTTTGTTTGATGGTGTTAATGTAATCGAACGGCCTGCTTGTTCTACCTTTACTGAAATACTGGTAGTATGTTGCTACTTGCGAGTTGCGAGTACTTAATTGTTTCAGTTGTGTTTTTACCCTTTCTGAGATGCGATGGTGCGATATGGTTTAGATGAGTATCCTTTGTTCTATGTTCGTTATAAACTGAACACGGCTTGAGCGAGGTGGTTTTGTTGATTATTATTGTGAATTCTGTGGTTTGTCTGTCTACTGAAGGGTGCAATAATTATATTTGGATGTGGAAGAAGTTTTGTACTTTATTGGCAGTTTCTCCGTTGCAATTTCTTGACATGTTATTTAGATGATCATTCAAAAGTATTCACATACGGCTACACTCTCCTTGCACCTTGCTAGTATACTTGTGCTTAAACAGACAGCACGCATGCATGAACCAATACGTCATTATCGAGTTAATTACAAACATATGGATCAATGCAAAAGAGAATGCAAAAGGAGGCAGACAAATTAGACCAACAGTTGCTCACGGTTAGCACAATGTCAACTTGCTCCCAAACTCTCCACCaactaatatatatatatatcctcacggtcatccttttcaaaaaaaattaaaaaatccTCACGGTCATGGGCAGGTTCGTCTGCGCTGCGTTTGATGATTTTGACGCACTGATTGATGGGATGATGATGTCAAAACCCACAGATTAATGCACCGTCATGTgtatgcagacatgcctttacgACCACCATCGAATATATATTTTCCAATACTTTTGGCGGATAAACGTTCGCCGCCTCTAGCAAAGTCACGATTATCTAATGTGTATGTAGACATCTCTTTTCTAGTGCACCATATAAGTGTAAAATTTTCCATCTGTTTTGGCAAACCGGGGGTCGCCGCCTATAGCAAAACCATGCTTATCTAATGCCAAAACTCTAATGATCAACGCCAGCGTTAGTGCCCACTGCTAATTGCAAAAGTACTCCTCAACTAATTTATTCTTAATTAGCAGAACCACTAACTCAAACATCCATAGTTCTTTTCCCCGCTTTTCTGCGTTTTTCCTCCCTTCTTGGTGAACTCATGGTTTCCGACAGATAAAACATGGGGCCATTCCCCTCGTCAAAAAAAACATAATTAATAACAGCTCACTACAGGTTCATCAAATATGTGAAGTGATAAAAAATTGCACATTGAACcatatattttatattttataacTGTTTTGTTATTTCTCGTTCTATTGCGAAAGGATTATTTCTAGCGGTAAGTGAAATATTGAGTCGGACTGCTATTAATACTTGACTAAGAAATAATTATCCTAGTATTTAATGTTTAATTTCGAAAGGGAAAAGATACCTGAAACCAAGACATATAGGCACGTGGCAAGGAAATTGGCTTTCAGTCTTTGTCGTGCGTAAATTGAGTGATATCATTGTGGAACTCATTGTCCACTGCTCAACATGCTTTTATTGGAGACAAACTCTTGAAACAGGCTTGTTATTTCCCAGACTTTTGTTATTTCCTAGACTAGTGTTTTGTTTTTATAATAGTTTTTTTATTTCCAAAAGATTACTTCTAGCAATAATACATATATTGAGTCGGATGGCTATTTATACTTGACTAATTAAGAAATAACTATTCTATTTAACTTTTAATTTCAAAAGGAAGAAAAATTGTGACGTTTGCACGTTCTGGGTAACAGCCGTTCACTAGTGAAAACACAAGCATGGATTATAGGCGGGCCAGGTCAAGTCTCAACTACACTTACGGGGGTTTGATTTCACCTACCGGCTACCGTTTCCCGCGAGCGTGTTCCAGACTTCCTATAAATCTTACAACCAGCATCAGGACAACCACCAAATCATACACAGAACACAAGAGTACAAGACGGCAAGCAATAAGCTCTCTTGTTGCAAACTTTTGATCATTCTCGCCGATCAAACTTGATTAGCGACAGAGAAACTGCTGCCCCGACAAACAGCAATGGAGGTCAAGGTGTTGAGCTCCAAGCTCGTCAAGCCTGCCTACAGTGCCGGCGAAGCGCCGATGCCGGCCACCGAGTACATTCCTCTGTCCATCTTCGACAGGGTGACGTTCGAGATGCAGATGGCCATCATCTACGCCTTCGCCGCGCCGGCGCCATCCACGGCCGCCATCGAGAACGGCCTCGCCACAGTCCTTGCCCAGTACCGCGCCTTCGCAGGCCAGCTTGGCGAGGCGCCCGATGGCACGCCGTCCGTCGTCCTCAACGACCGTGGCGCACGCCTGGTTGAGGCGACCGTGGACGCCGACCTCACCGACATGGTGCCCTCGAAGCCCACGCCTGAGCTGCTGAAGCTGCATCCTGACCTGGAGGCGGTGCACGAGGAAGTCGTGCTGCTGCAGCTCACGCGGTTCCGTTGCGGCTCCCTCGCCGTCGGGTTCACGTCCAACCACGTCGTCGCCGACGGCCACGCCACCAGCAACTTCCTCGTGGCCTGGGGGCGCGGCACGAGAGGGCTCCCAATGGGCCTTCCGCCCGTGCACCACCACAAGGACCTTTTCAAGCCACGGTCGTCGCCTCGCGTGGAGCACGACCACCGTAACAGGGAGTACTACCTGCCGTCGCCCACCGACGTGGTCGGTCACCACAGCGACGCCGCCGACAACATCGTCATCCACAAGGCGCACTTCACCAAGGACTTCATCGCCGGTCTCCGCGCCAAGGCGTCAGAAGGGCGCGGCCGGCCGTTCAGCCGGTTCGAGACCATCCTCGCCCACCTGTGGCGCACCATGACGCGCGCGCGCGACCTGAGCCCCGAGGAGACCTCCAAGATCCGGCTGTCCGTGGACGGGCGGCACCGCCTCGGCCAGCCGGCGGAGTACTTCGGCAACATGGTCCTGTGGGCGTTCCCGCGCTCCACGGTGGGCGACCTCCTGAACCGGCCGCTGAAGCACGCCGCCCAGGTGATCCACGACGAGGTGGCGAGGGTGGACGGTGCCTACTTCCAATCTTTCGTCGACTTCGCCAGCTCCGGCGCCGCCGAGAAGGAGGGGCTCGCGCGGAGCGCCGTCTGCAAGGACGCGCATTGCCCGGACGTGGAGGTGGACAGCTGGCTGACGTTCCCGTTCTACGAGCTGGACTTCGGCACGGGGAGCCCGAGCTACTTCATGCCGGCCTACTTTCCCACGGAGGGGATGCTCTTCCTGGCGCCGTCCAACTTCGGCGACGGCAGCGTGGATGCCTTCGTACCCTTATTCCAAGAGAACCTCCAAGCGTTCAAAGAATGTTGCTACTCCATGGGGTAGGTGGCCTAACTGTGAATTAGTCGAAGAAACAAGGAGTGAGGCACATACATTAGTTCATTTATTGAGAGTGTgaccataaaaaacaatgtgttctctttttttctttttgagaatTGTATAGTGCTACAGTATGTACACAGATGTGTCCATGTACAATTGACATGATTATTTGGAtcaaacaaatttgattatacaCCAATATACCATATCTTAGCTACTGTTTGATCCGACTTGAACACTAAACTACAAAACCACTGAATTAATAATTACATAATTTTCCTAAAACGGTTTAAGATGGGCCGGCTTAAAAAAATGgaagtgttttttgttttttgaggaaaacagcAGGACTCTGTTGCATAATTTTTTTAGGGATATTTTATTAATTATTAAATGATACAAGCAAGGGTTTTATAAAAACGCAAAAAAGTGCACAAACAAAATAAAGACTACATAAAAGTTAGCAAAAAGAAACTAAGAAACTACTCCTTCCGTCCCATAATGTAGGACGTTGTTTGACACTatgtgtagtgtcaaaaacgtcctacgttatgggacggagggagtaacaaaGATACATCAACAGTAAGAACAACACCATGGCAGCACCCGGGAAGATCTTGGTTCCACTGAGCCCAATCTTGAAGGACACAATTATCTGAAAGAGTTGGTCCATGCCTCAAAAAACTTTGTGACTACGTAGAATGTCGGGATGTACACGCGGAACATTTTGTCAGAATTTCGTGACATTTTAAAATACGTTTAAAACAAATTTTAAAAACAAGGAGCATACGCTCCTGGGTGCTAAAACGCCCCTCTCGTCCACTAGAAACCTTATATAGATTTGCTCCCGAGGGGAATTGCCAGCTGTGCAGGTTAACATTAAGCACTAAATCTTGTAGGAAAAGGTTCAAAGTTTGGAAATCCTCATAAGCCTTTTTACAGAGAGGTAGGTAGAAAGCGTATTTAGTGCCGTACAAAAGTATTGGTTATGATTTATTTCAGCCTATTTTCTCCAAACATAGAAACTGTTTCACGTTCTTGAGTACATGGCAATACGAAATTACCCTTCAAACCTGAATTCGGTTATTTTTATAAAAAGGTGAAACAAAATCGTGAACACATTTTATTAGGATTGTCAACATGCAAATAATGGCCCTTATGCTcccgtgccccccccccccccccccccccccccttccgaCACCCTTAATCTAGGATATCTCCACTTCCCCAAGCCTCGACAATGATAACTAGCTCTCGGTGGCACTGTTGTTTATACGAAAGATTTGGGACTAGAGAAACAATAAGGTATTCAGTCACAAGGACTATTCCTCAACTTTACTATTAGAAACTTTGTCTCAGACTTTACTACGCTTGGACACAAAGGTTAAAGAAATATTGCAAGTGGTCTCCACCGATAATCAATGCCGGAGCATGCTAGTCAAATTATCGTATCGATAACAATCCATTTTTCTTGATTATGTTAATGTTAAAGTTTGGTGATTTCACTTTTTAACTACCACATGCAACATAACTGATGATGTACGTGTGTGGGACCTTTACATCATGCATTCGACGTTCACACAACCTTTTTACCCATCCGCCTCTTGGTCGGAAACAAAAGGACTTTAATTTCACCGATGGCTATCCAAAGGGGAAGAAAGGGTCCAGTCCGGCCGATCAGGTTTGAGGCAATTCAAAAGCCTGTGGCGTTGAGTGGGGGTTGGTGGGGCCGGCCAGTGCAGATTGCATTTCGCTTCATCCCAGCCAGCCGTTTTGGTAATGACAAAGATGGGATAACCGCGTCCAGTGTTGCAACACATGTATGGATGCTCGGTGAAACGAACTAACGAAACATGGTGCATCTGCATGCGTAGTTGTTCTGGAAGACTGGAGTCCACATGGTGTTGGGTTAAAAGGTCCATAGCTATTCTATTGACGTCTTGTTTAGTCTGGAGTGTATATCTTAGTCAACTTGAAACTAACTACTCCCTTTGTAACTTAATGTAGAACTTTTTTGCGGTTCAAAAATCTTAATGTAGGATATTTTTGCAGTTTCACCGAACATCCGTATATGTGTTCGAAGAGAAACTGAGTCCTTGAGAATGTTCACCATAGAAACTGAGTCCACTTTCAGCAAAATAGGAAGATCTGTTCGCTATAAGGAGAGACCCTCCATATATACAGGCACAAAGCCCGGCTTCCATCGCATCTGTACAAGAAAATAGGTCCATTCATGAAGAGAGATAATAGTGCTTGTGTTGTCTCGAACAACCATTCCAGCTCCGGCCCTCCATCTCGTGGCGAAGATTCGTTAGTGTTTAACCCAGCCATCCGAAGGAACAATCCATTTGGGCAGATAACCAACCGAAACAGTTGTAAAAtatagaggacttggagtcctcaACACAGACAAATTTACGAGGGCTTTCCGTTTGCGATGGCCATGGTACGAATGGAAGGAGCCCACCAAGATGTGGGTGGGAATGAGAAACCCATGTAACGAGGAGGATCTCAACTTTTTCTATGCTTCCACCACCATCACCATTGGTAACGGTACGAGGACACCCTTTTGGGAAtccccttggcttcttgggcgaAAGCCTAAAGACATTGCCCCGCTCATCTATGAAGCTTCCAAGAGAAAGAATTGGAAGGTGAGGGAGGCTCTGAAGCACAACACTTGGATTCTCAagatcacccccccccccccccaccaacgTCTCCGTTGAGCACATCACGCAATTCTTCGCTCTATGGATGATACTAAATGAGGTCCATCTTGACGAGCTCACCGAAGATGATATCCTTTGGAAACACACGCCCTATGGAAAATACTCGGCGGCCTCCGCGTATAGGGCACAGTTCCTAGGGACggtgaaagtgcgttaagtcgactagagggggggtgaataggcgatttttatgtattcttcactgaggaatttcagggtgaggaaattccgtagcgaagaactacttgcaacgAAATAAGTACTCAAATGCAGACATAACATAACATAAGCAtagacatcatgatgaaatgaaaacaaacacagagtacagaaagcgtaagcatAGGAtgaacaggatgaagacaaacagactgaagaaatttgACTGAGGAAATTGGGAAGTCTTCAGTcaaaagtcttcaaacagatatgaacaagcacacaacgcagtAATGAGaaaatggaagggttgaggaaatagaaccggtagacttggtgaagacagtgatttggtagaccagttccaactgctgtgacagttgtacgtctggttggagcggctaggtatttaaacctgaggacacacagtctcaaagtattctccttgagctaaggtcgcacatacctcgcccaatcactcgtatTGTACCATGGAAAATGACCGGCGGCTGCGGATCTCATCGGCGGGCCGCCCAAAGGAGCAGGCCGGGGCGATGGCGACACCACCCGCGGCGGAGGGAGCGCGGGAGAACGCCTCCTCAAGCAACCCTAGATCGGCAAGGGAAAAACTAGAGGAAGCCCTGGGGAAGCTGAACATATCCGAGGGAGAGGCGACTACTCTCGTGATTGATGATAGTCTTGATGGTGCTTCAGTGAAGTGGTTGCTGGTAGGGAAGGTTCTGCACCGAAATCAGTATCACATAAACACCATTGTCAATGCCCTTTGACCGGCATGGGGAAACCCTCGAGGATTACAATTCCGTTCTGTCGGAACGAACATGTTTGTTGCTGAGTTTGAAGCACAGCGAGACCGCGACAGAGTTTTGGCGGGATCGCCCTGGCACATTAACAAGAACACGGTCATATTGGCTGAGTTCGAGGATTGCATGCGCCCAGATGAAGTCAAGTATGATCGTCTGCAGGTGTGGGCTAGGGTTCTTAACCTGCCCTACAACCTGAGAGATGATGCATGGGGCCTCCCAATCGCACGGATGATTGACAAAGAGGCCCATTGCAAGATTTGATCACAATGGAGGCTATCTCCGAGCTAGGGTTTCAGTGGATGTCAACAAACCGCTCAGGAGATGGGTGCTTATTGATTCTGCAAGGAGAAAGAAGGTGGACTCCTATGACATACAATATGAACAGATCGCATACTTCTGCTTCTCCTGTGGACGGCTGGGCCACTATGATCTCTACTGCTCCAACCCAGGATCAAGAGATGAGAAAGGTGAGCTTCCTTTCGGGCCGAGTTTGAGGGCTCCTGAAGAGAATAGATACTCAGCGAGCAGTGACAATACTTCCAGAGGACAAAATTCTGATCAGAGTAGCAAAGGGGGGACAAAGCAATCTAGCACTATAGCTAAATCAGATGGAGGGGAAGAGGTGGTCTCGCCCCTCAGGAACAAAGAGAAGGCAGGTTTCAAGAGGAAGGAAGTCCCTATGGCGGTGTACAAGCCAAAGCAGTTGCTAATGACGGCATCCGTGCAATCTGAAGGTGATGATCCAAGCACGAGCGCAGCTGTGAGGGATGATGAGGAGAACTTGGTACGTGAACCAAAGAAGAAGAGGCCCACGCCTGACAATTCGCCAGAGAACGGTGATCGGTCCTGCCCGGCCCAACGAGTTGCTTATCATGGAACTGCCGGGGGCTTGGGAACCCCGAGGCGGTTCGAGAGCTTTGCAGCATTGTGAAGCTAGAAGGACCCACTCTTCTCTTCGTCATggaaacaaaaataaaagggaAGAGAGTTGAGGACTTGCAGAGACACCTAGTCTTCGGCGGGTGTTTTGCAGTGGATTGTGTAGGCCTAAGTGGAGGTATTGGTCTTTTTTGGACACATGATGTTATTGTCGAGCTAAAGAATTTTAGTTCAGGACATATTGATGCAATGGTTAAATATAAGGACCAAAAATCTTTTGAGTGGAGGTTCACTGGTTTCTATGGAGCGCCTCGAGCTGAAGATCGACATCACAGCTGGCGTTTTCTGTGTACTTTGTATGCCATGCCGCATCCGGCGTGGATTTGTTTGGGTGATTTTAATGAGACTCTACGCCAACGAACACTTCAGCCGGGCTGCTAGGCCAGAGAGGCAAATGAGAGCGTTCAGAGAAGTCACCGATGAAGTGGCCCTCCAAGATTTGGGGTGGTCACGCACAGCGTACACTTGGGATAATCGGCAATCAGGTGACGCTAATGTCAAGGCGAGGCTGGACAAAGTTTTTGCCAACGAACAGTTCCGGCAACATTTCAATCATATCAGAATCAGACACCTACCGTCCGTAGAGTCTGATCATTGTTTTGTTGTAGCGGAGATAAAGGAAAATCTGAGGAACACGTCACGAGCAAAAAGACAGTTCAGATAAGAGAACGTGTGGGCATCGCATGTTGATCGCATCGTTGCTGCTGCTTGGCAGGAGACAAATAGAGGACCGGGCCTCCAGGGTATAGCGGATTCACTAACACTCTGAAGGCGACGCTGGAACCTTGGGGGGCCCGCGAATTTGGCTGCTTAACGCGGCGGGTTAGACAGCTGCAGAAAAGGCTTGACAACTTAAGGTGTCGATCGGTGGGCCGAGGACCAACTGATGAAGAGAGAGCAGTGGTTCGCCAGCTGCGTGAGGCTCTCCAGCAGGAGGAGATTTGGCTACGACAATGGTCCCGCGTCCCCTGGCTCAGAGAAGGAAACCGCAACACGGCATATTTTCAAGCACAGGCGGCGCAGCGGAAGTGTATCAATAAAATTCAGGGTCTATGCCGATCTGATGGTTCGGTTTGTGCCACTTAAGAGGAAGATAAGAGCAAGGTTCAGGCATTCTATCAAAAACTGTACGAGTCCCAGGGATTCATGGATGCAGCCGAGCTTCTTAACCATGTGCCAGTTAAGGTCACGGATGACATGAACGTGGAACTTACAAAACCCTTTACTGCGGCGGAGGTCAGGACAGCTTTGTTCCAAATGGCTCCCTCCAAAGCACCGGGGGTGGATGGTTTTACTGTGGGGTTTTATCAGCGTCATTGGAGTTTATTGGGTGATGCTGTAACCGCGGCGGTTCTGGACTTTTTGAATGGAGGAGAACTACCAGTGGGCTTGAATGATACCTCCATCACTTTGATTAAGGTACGACACCCTCAGTCTATCTCACAATATAGACCTATTGCACTGTGTTCGTTTCTATACAAGATTGCTTCAAAATGTGTGACTAAC
This genomic window contains:
- the LOC109753848 gene encoding putrescine hydroxycinnamoyltransferase 3, which codes for MEVKVLSSKLVKPAYSAGEAPMPATEYIPLSIFDRVTFEMQMAIIYAFAAPAPSTAAIENGLATVLAQYRAFAGQLGEAPDGTPSVVLNDRGARLVEATVDADLTDMVPSKPTPELLKLHPDLEAVHEEVVLLQLTRFRCGSLAVGFTSNHVVADGHATSNFLVAWGRGTRGLPMGLPPVHHHKDLFKPRSSPRVEHDHRNREYYLPSPTDVVGHHSDAADNIVIHKAHFTKDFIAGLRAKASEGRGRPFSRFETILAHLWRTMTRARDLSPEETSKIRLSVDGRHRLGQPAEYFGNMVLWAFPRSTVGDLLNRPLKHAAQVIHDEVARVDGAYFQSFVDFASSGAAEKEGLARSAVCKDAHCPDVEVDSWLTFPFYELDFGTGSPSYFMPAYFPTEGMLFLAPSNFGDGSVDAFVPLFQENLQAFKECCYSMG